From Salvia splendens isolate huo1 chromosome 16, SspV2, whole genome shotgun sequence, a single genomic window includes:
- the LOC121772463 gene encoding U-box domain-containing protein 40-like, producing the protein MGSGKQRWKISFHKSPSPLKQQLPAEFLCPLSGNLMADPVIVASGHTFERSCVHACVSLSFHPTLTGAAADFSAIIPNLALKSTIVNWCLLHRLDPPKPLAFHSAEKIIRQLMPPPPPPPVEFNRTPSVGSSEESATPRSAPSRTPPPLLLTTRPSCYSSSSSCDIEITSSSISLEEEELYSRKMKSSEIHEQEEALISLRKLTRTREESRACFCTPRILSSLKSLIISRYSNLQVNAAAVLVNLSLEKQNKVKIVRSGIVPPLIDLLRGGCIEAQDHAAGAIFSLSLDDQNKTAIGVLGALPPLLHALRSDSERTRHDSALALYHLLLVQSNRVKMIKLGAVQLLLGMVKSGHMSGRVMLVLCNLAASAEGRAAMLDGGAVECFVRLLRCWEFESEESCLAALYRLSYGGLRFKGLAKECGAEEVVEGLEKRGKSEVAREKCRRILEVLREKHEEDEDMNWEELLGFNDDLTKYTVTGSSSS; encoded by the coding sequence ATGGGGAGCGGCAAGCAGCGCTGGAAGATCTCTTTCCACAAATCCCCCTCGCCGCTAAAGCAGCAACTCCCGGCCGAGTTCCTCTGCCCTCTCTCCGGAAATCTCATGGCGGATCCCGTTATCGTCGCCTCCGGCCACACATTCGAGCGTAGCTGCGTCCACGCCTGCGTCTCCCTCTCCTTCCACCCCACTCTCACCGGCGCCGCCGCCGATTTCTCCGCTATCATCCCCAATCTCGCCCTCAAATCCACGATCGTCAACTGGTGCCTCCTCCACCGCCTTGACCCGCCGAAACCCCTCGCCTTTCACTCCGCCGAGAAAATCATCCGTCAATTAatgcctccgcctccgccgccgccggttGAGTTTAATCGGACGCCGAGCGTTGGCAGCTCGGAGGAGTCCGCCACGCCGCGATCGGCGCCGTCGCGgactcctcctcctctccttcTAACTACTCGGCCGTCGTGCTACTCTTCCTCCTCTTCGTGCGACATCGAAATCACATCGAGTTCGATTTCGCTGGAAGAGGAGGAATTGTATAGTAGGAAGATGAAAAGCTCTGAAATCCATGAGCAGGAGGAGGCGCTGATTTCTCTCCGGAAACTGACGCGAACCAGAGAAGAATCACGCGCCTGCTTCTGCACGCCTCGGATTCTATCCTCTCTCAAATCGTTGATTATCTCAAGGTACTCAAATCTACAGGTGAACGCCGCCGCAGTGTTGGTGAATCTCTCCTTAGAAAAGCAAAACAAGGTGAAAATCGTGCGATCAGGAATCGTGCCGCCGCTAATCGACCTCCTTAGAGGCGGATGCATTGAGGCGCAGGACCACGCCGCCGGTGCGATTTTCAGCTTATCTCTCGACGATCAGAACAAGACGGCGATCGGAGTCCTCGGCGCGCTGCCGCCGCTTCTCCACGCGCTCCGATCCGACTCGGAGCGGACTCGGCACGACTCGGCTCTGGCACTTTACCATCTCCTTTTGGTGCAGAGCAACCGCGTGAAGATGATCAAGCTCGGCGCGGTGCAGTTACTGCTGGGCATGGTGAAATCGGGTCACATGTCGGGTCGGGTGATGCTGGTGCTGTGCAATCTGGCGGCGAGCGCGGAGGGGAGGGCGGCAATGCTGGACGGCGGGGCGGTGGAGTGTTTCGTGAGGCTGCTGAGGTGTTGGGAGTTTGAATCGGAAGAGAGCTGCTTGGCGGCGCTGTACAGGCTGAGCTACGGCGGGCTGAGGTTCAAGGGGCTGGCGAAGGAGTGCGGggcggaggaggtggtggagggGCTGGAGAAGAGGGGGAAGAGCGAGGTGGCGAGGGAGAAATGCAGGAGGATTTTGGAGGTGTTGAGGGAGAAAcacgaggaggatgaggatatGAATTGGGAGGAATTGCTGGGTTTCAACGATGATCTCACCAAATACACTGTTACTGGTTCgtcttcttcttga